Proteins from a genomic interval of Trifolium pratense cultivar HEN17-A07 linkage group LG6, ARS_RC_1.1, whole genome shotgun sequence:
- the LOC123889768 gene encoding isopentenyl-diphosphate Delta-isomerase I yields MAQSSIVATLSRQVFKRNITSILFAHSSSSVRSSSSLFFNRKIHLSASLSSQTTAMGDTPVAVDAGMDAVQRRLMFDDECILVDENDRAVGHESKYNCHLWEKIESENWLHRAFSVFLFNSKYELLLQQRSATKVTFPLVWTNTCCSHPLYRESELIEENALGVRNAAQRKLLDELGIPAQDVPVDQFTPLGRILYKAPSDGKWGEHELDYLLFIVRDVNVNPNPDEVADIKYVNRDQLKELLRKADAGEEGLKLSPWFRLVVDNFLFKWWDHLEQGTLGEVIDMKTIHKLT; encoded by the exons ATGGCACAATCCTCGATCGTCGCAACTCTTAGCCGGCAAGTGTTTAAAAGGAACATTACCTCTATACTCTTCGCTCACTCTTCTTCATCAGTCagatcttcttcttctcttttcttcaaCCGTAAAATCCATCTCTCTGCTTCTCTCTCTTCTCAAACCACCGCCATGGGTGATACTCCCGTCGCCGTTGATGCTGGTATGGACGCCGTCCAGCGCCGTCTCATGTTCGATGACGA ATGCATTTTAGTGGATGAGAATGACCGTGCGGTTGGTCACGAGTCCAAATACAATT GCCACTTGTGGGAAAAGATTGAATCTGAAAATTGGCTGCACAGAGCTTTCAGTGTATTCCTGTTCAACTCAAAGTATGAGTTGCTTCTTCAG CAACGATCTGCAACAAAGGTAACATTCCCTCTTGTGTGGACAAACACCTGCTGCAGCCATCCACTGTACCGAGAATCTGAGCTTATTGAAGAGAATGCCCTTG GAGTAAGAAATGCAGCTCAGAGGAAGCTTTTGGATGAGCTCGGTATTCCTGCTCAAGATGTACCAGTTGACCAGTTCACCCCATTAGGTCGCATACTGTATAAGGCACCTTCTGATGGCAAATGGGGAGAGCATGAAT TGGATTATTTGCTGTTTATTGTCCGGGATGTTAATGTTAATCCAAATCCTGATGAAGTGGCTGATATCAAATATGTAAACCGTGATCAGTTGAAGGAGCTGTTAAGGAAAGCCGACGCAGGCGAGGAGGGTTTGAAGCTGTCCCCTTGGTTCAGACTAGTTGTGGACAATTTCTTATTTAAATGGTGGGATCATCTTGAGCAAGGGACCCTTGGGGAGGTCATTGACATGAAGACAATTCACAAGTTGACATAA